Proteins encoded by one window of Maliibacterium massiliense:
- a CDS encoding aldo/keto reductase produces MHFKQFPGTDMNVSTISVGTWGTGGYAWGEDFDEAAAIDAIVAMLDAGVNFIDTAPAYGCGYAEQLVGKAIAGRKDKVFIATKFGSTQPGGVGTPYIRDNSRANCLKECDESLSRLGVDCIDLYIIHWPDPNVPIAETMGALTDLQKAGKIRYIGVSNFSPAQIEEARAYGEIVMNQLPYSMINRYAEDTMAWCMQHGAGIMTYGSLGAGLLSGKIRQKPQFSPEDIRGGFYGNIYAEPNFSNTMKLMETLDAIAADHSVPVSQVAINWSRQHPLVTSAILGVRSRRHALENAAALSWDLSDAEMARINLAIEATVGMGASVGPAKKGD; encoded by the coding sequence ATGCATTTCAAACAGTTCCCCGGCACGGATATGAATGTCTCCACCATCTCGGTGGGCACCTGGGGCACCGGCGGATACGCCTGGGGCGAGGACTTTGACGAGGCCGCGGCCATCGACGCCATCGTGGCCATGCTCGATGCGGGCGTCAACTTCATCGATACCGCCCCCGCCTACGGCTGCGGCTACGCCGAGCAGCTGGTGGGCAAGGCCATCGCGGGCCGCAAGGACAAAGTCTTCATCGCCACCAAGTTCGGCTCCACCCAGCCCGGCGGCGTGGGCACCCCCTACATCCGCGACAATTCCCGCGCCAACTGCCTCAAGGAGTGCGACGAGTCCCTCTCCCGCCTGGGCGTGGACTGCATCGACCTGTACATCATCCACTGGCCCGATCCCAACGTGCCCATTGCAGAGACCATGGGCGCGCTGACCGATTTGCAGAAGGCGGGCAAAATCCGCTACATCGGCGTGTCCAACTTCTCCCCCGCGCAGATCGAGGAGGCGCGCGCCTACGGCGAGATCGTGATGAACCAGCTGCCCTACTCCATGATCAACCGCTACGCGGAGGACACCATGGCCTGGTGCATGCAGCACGGCGCGGGCATCATGACCTACGGCTCCCTGGGCGCGGGGCTGCTCTCGGGCAAAATCCGCCAGAAGCCCCAGTTCTCTCCCGAGGACATCCGCGGCGGCTTCTACGGCAACATCTACGCCGAGCCCAACTTCTCCAATACCATGAAGTTGATGGAGACCCTGGACGCCATCGCGGCGGATCACAGCGTGCCCGTCAGCCAGGTGGCTATCAACTGGAGCCGGCAGCATCCGCTGGTCACCAGCGCCATTTTGGGCGTGCGCTCGCGCAGGCACGCGCTGGAAAACGCGGCGGCCCTCTCTTGGGACCTCTCCGATGCGGAGATGGCGCGTATCAACCTGGCCATTGAGGCCACCGTGGGCATGGGCGCCTCGGTGGGGCCGGCCAAAAAGGGCGACTGA
- a CDS encoding MarR family transcriptional regulator has protein sequence MWDMLFDFAWIDQFKSIFRRFHRQLDQLYAPYGLTAVQAGVLISLNRFGEQTLGELSGHLSLSKSNLSTLCKRMARDGWVDRVRDGEDERRVYIRLTQRAQGVLCRVQAQQATRLQQAGAALTQSDKLQVLRGLETLDTYLRRLEE, from the coding sequence ATGTGGGATATGCTGTTTGATTTCGCGTGGATCGACCAGTTCAAGTCCATCTTCCGGCGCTTCCACCGCCAGCTTGACCAGCTCTACGCCCCTTACGGGCTGACAGCCGTGCAGGCGGGTGTGCTCATCAGCCTCAATCGCTTCGGCGAGCAGACGCTGGGGGAGCTGTCCGGGCATCTATCCCTGTCCAAGAGCAACCTCTCCACCCTGTGCAAGCGCATGGCGCGCGACGGCTGGGTGGACCGCGTGCGCGACGGGGAGGATGAGCGGCGCGTGTACATCCGCCTGACGCAACGCGCCCAGGGCGTGCTATGCCGCGTACAGGCGCAGCAGGCCACGCGCCTGCAGCAGGCGGGGGCCGCGCTCACCCAAAGCGACAAGCTGCAGGTGCTGCGCGGATTGGAAACCTTGGATACCTACCTGCGCCGTCTGGAAGAATAG
- a CDS encoding iron-containing alcohol dehydrogenase, with translation MKAFKMHLDLRFYDTLEAFLADEQVGAGDFILTNEFLYKQFVQPLQPACGTLFLEAYGAGEPTTAMVDAIRRDLPKGVRRIIAIGGGSVLDTAKMLSLRVSSGKTEDLFLGNEAPERVCDVYALPTTCGTGSEVTNACAVELLSLHTKRGLNNDLMFPAKSVLIPELIAGLPYAFFATSSIDALIHAVEAFLSPKATPHSALFSREAIRLILEGYAFIAEAGQARWVERKEDFLLAANYAGLAFCSAGCAAVHALSYPLGGGYHIPHGEANQLVFAATLRKYKQLQPVGRINALEDLFAQYLGVPRQEALACAFALFDQVQPRKPLRDYGIGRDALEGFAQGVLAGQGRLLANNYAPLSLSDMLDIYTSVY, from the coding sequence ATGAAGGCATTTAAAATGCACTTGGATTTGCGCTTTTACGATACGCTGGAGGCGTTTTTGGCGGATGAACAGGTGGGCGCGGGGGATTTTATCCTGACAAACGAATTTCTCTACAAACAGTTTGTGCAGCCGCTGCAGCCTGCCTGTGGCACGCTGTTTCTGGAGGCGTACGGCGCGGGCGAGCCCACCACGGCCATGGTGGACGCTATCCGGCGCGATCTGCCCAAAGGCGTGCGCCGCATCATCGCCATCGGGGGCGGCAGCGTACTGGATACGGCCAAGATGCTCTCTTTGCGTGTCTCATCGGGCAAAACGGAGGACCTTTTCCTGGGCAATGAGGCGCCGGAGCGCGTCTGTGACGTGTACGCGCTGCCCACCACCTGCGGCACCGGCTCAGAGGTGACCAACGCCTGCGCGGTGGAGCTGCTCAGCCTGCATACCAAGCGGGGCCTCAACAACGACCTGATGTTTCCTGCCAAATCCGTGCTCATTCCGGAGCTGATCGCGGGGCTGCCCTATGCGTTCTTTGCCACCAGTTCCATTGACGCGCTGATCCACGCGGTGGAGGCGTTCCTCTCGCCCAAGGCCACGCCCCACAGCGCGCTGTTTTCCAGGGAGGCGATCCGGCTGATACTGGAGGGGTACGCCTTCATTGCCGAGGCGGGCCAAGCGCGCTGGGTGGAGCGCAAGGAAGACTTTTTGCTGGCGGCAAACTACGCGGGGCTTGCGTTCTGCTCGGCGGGCTGCGCGGCGGTGCACGCGCTGAGCTACCCCCTGGGCGGCGGCTATCACATCCCGCACGGCGAGGCCAACCAGCTGGTGTTTGCGGCCACGCTGCGCAAGTATAAGCAGCTTCAGCCCGTGGGCAGGATCAACGCGCTGGAGGACCTCTTTGCCCAGTATCTCGGCGTGCCGAGGCAGGAGGCGCTCGCGTGCGCCTTCGCGCTCTTTGACCAGGTGCAGCCGAGAAAGCCCCTGCGGGATTACGGCATCGGTAGGGATGCGCTTGAGGGCTTTGCCCAGGGCGTGCTGGCGGGCCAGGGGCGCCTGCTTGCCAACAACTACGCGCCGCTTTCCCTTTCGGATATGCTGGATATCTACACGTCCGTCTATTGA
- a CDS encoding ABC transporter ATP-binding protein encodes MMRSHGRAVSDGNKPKDLKGTFKRLFGYMSPYKKGLIAMVVCVVVSTIFTSLGPYILGLSTDTIAKTVTENMPVAEAFARFIRILVLLAAVYLLSSAFKYLAMYLMAGVSERTMYDLRHAVDAKLKRLPLNYFDSHAYGDVLSRVTNDVDTVANSLQQSVDQLISAVVSIVCIFTMMLIVSPILTLIGLVTIPITLFISMRIIKRSQKYFRGQQRALGDINGYVEEMYNGHNVIAAFGREESVIQGFEAANAVLYNNAWKAQFASSIIMPMTQALTNVGYVAVAVTSGFLVIGGRLSIGMIQSFIQYLRQFSQPITQVAQIANVLQSTAAAGERIFQFLDESEEPQENPQPQFPAQIKGDVTFDHVRFGYSSDRVLIQDLNLHVPAGDKVAIVGPTGAGKTTLVNLLLRFYDVSGGAIRIDGVDIRDMTREKLRSLFGMVLQDTWLFTGTIADNIRYGKLDATDEEVVAAAKAAHCHSFIKTLPGGYNMMLEEGATNLAQGQRQLLTIARAILADCPILILDEATSSVDTRTEVRIQKAMNNLMRGRTSFVIAHRLSTIKDSEMILYMQDGDIKETGNHKTLLARGGYYAKLYNSQFAENNARA; translated from the coding sequence ATGATGCGTTCCCATGGACGCGCCGTCTCGGACGGCAACAAACCCAAGGACCTCAAGGGCACCTTCAAGCGGCTGTTCGGCTACATGTCCCCCTACAAAAAGGGGTTGATCGCCATGGTGGTCTGCGTGGTGGTATCCACCATCTTTACCAGCCTGGGGCCCTACATCCTGGGCCTGTCCACCGACACCATCGCCAAAACCGTCACTGAAAACATGCCGGTGGCAGAGGCGTTTGCCCGGTTCATCCGCATCCTGGTTCTGCTGGCGGCGGTGTACCTGCTTTCCTCGGCGTTCAAGTACCTGGCCATGTACCTGATGGCGGGCGTATCGGAGCGCACCATGTACGATTTGCGTCACGCGGTGGACGCCAAGCTCAAGCGGCTGCCGTTGAACTACTTTGACTCCCACGCCTACGGCGACGTGCTCTCGCGCGTGACGAACGACGTGGATACCGTGGCAAACTCCCTGCAGCAGAGCGTGGACCAGCTGATATCCGCGGTGGTGAGCATTGTGTGCATCTTTACCATGATGCTCATCGTCAGCCCCATTTTGACGCTGATCGGCCTTGTCACCATCCCCATCACACTGTTTATCTCCATGCGCATCATCAAGCGCTCGCAGAAATACTTCCGCGGCCAGCAGCGCGCGCTGGGGGATATCAACGGCTACGTGGAGGAGATGTACAACGGCCACAACGTCATCGCCGCCTTCGGGCGGGAAGAGAGCGTCATCCAGGGCTTTGAGGCGGCCAACGCCGTGCTCTACAACAACGCCTGGAAGGCCCAGTTCGCCTCCAGCATCATCATGCCCATGACCCAGGCCCTCACCAACGTGGGCTACGTGGCCGTGGCCGTGACCAGCGGCTTTCTGGTCATCGGCGGCAGGCTCTCCATCGGCATGATCCAGTCCTTCATCCAGTACCTGCGACAGTTCTCCCAGCCCATCACGCAGGTGGCGCAGATCGCCAACGTGCTACAGTCCACCGCTGCGGCGGGCGAGCGCATCTTCCAGTTCCTGGACGAATCGGAAGAACCGCAGGAAAACCCGCAGCCCCAGTTCCCCGCCCAGATCAAGGGGGACGTCACCTTCGATCACGTGCGCTTTGGCTACAGCAGCGACCGCGTGCTGATTCAGGATTTGAACCTGCACGTGCCCGCCGGAGACAAGGTGGCCATCGTGGGCCCCACCGGCGCGGGCAAGACCACCCTGGTCAACCTGCTGCTGCGCTTTTACGATGTATCCGGCGGCGCCATCCGCATCGACGGCGTGGACATCCGCGACATGACGCGCGAAAAGCTGCGCTCCCTGTTCGGCATGGTGCTGCAGGATACCTGGCTGTTCACCGGCACCATTGCCGACAACATCCGCTACGGCAAGCTGGACGCCACCGACGAGGAAGTCGTCGCCGCGGCCAAGGCCGCGCACTGCCACAGCTTTATCAAGACCCTGCCCGGCGGCTACAACATGATGCTGGAGGAGGGCGCCACCAACCTGGCCCAGGGCCAGCGCCAGCTGCTCACCATCGCCCGGGCCATTTTGGCGGACTGCCCCATATTGATACTGGACGAGGCCACAAGCTCGGTGGATACCCGCACCGAGGTGCGCATCCAAAAGGCCATGAACAACCTGATGCGCGGGCGCACAAGTTTTGTGATCGCCCACCGCCTCTCCACCATCAAGGATTCCGAGATGATCCTCTACATGCAGGACGGGGACATCAAGGAAACGGGCAACCACAAAACGTTGCTGGCCAGGGGCGGCTACTACGCCAAGCTTTACAACAGCCAGTTTGCGGAGAACAACGCGCGCGCGTAA
- a CDS encoding ABC transporter ATP-binding protein yields the protein MKRIFKELSRFKLELLLVILSVFGTVYGNLSLPNYLSRIINEGIARQDTALILNTGLIMLGFTLLAMVCNVLTGLFASRIAMGLGRNVRSQVFAKVQHFSQEEFDHFSTASLITRTNNDILQTQNFMVMFLRIILMAPIMCIGGVAMAYAKSPTMSMVLLVSIPLLIVLVVLIARRALPLSRAMQKKVDRINLVLREKLTGIRVIRAFGTEKHEDERFAQANDDLMRNAMKMQRTMALLMPALLLVLNGTVVFLLWFGGQGVPSGATRTGDIIAVIQYVMQIMMSVAMLSMVFVMYPRAAASAERIGEVMDTQPSITDPPQPKDNPAVRGHLAFQDVTFTFPGSDEPALRHISFEARPGETTAIIGSTGAGKSALVNLIPRFYDVQQGAVLIDGVNVKDYDHAVLRRKIGYVPQKALLFNGDVRENIRFGDAEADDARVEEAARIAQAYDFVAAKKSGFDSHIAQGGGNVSGGQRQRLAIARAIVRRPEIYIFDDSFSALDFKTDAALREALAAETSQATVLIVAQRVSTIMNAQRIIVLDDGEMVGMGTHRELLNTCETYREIVQSQLSEEEMAL from the coding sequence ATGAAACGCATTTTTAAGGAGCTTTCGCGCTTTAAGCTAGAGCTGCTGCTGGTGATCCTCAGCGTGTTTGGCACGGTGTACGGCAACCTGAGTCTGCCCAACTACCTGTCGCGCATCATCAACGAGGGTATCGCGCGCCAAGACACGGCGCTGATCCTCAACACCGGGCTGATCATGCTGGGCTTTACCCTGCTTGCCATGGTGTGCAACGTTCTCACAGGCCTGTTCGCCTCGCGCATCGCCATGGGGCTGGGGCGCAACGTCCGCTCCCAGGTATTTGCCAAGGTGCAGCACTTTTCGCAGGAGGAATTTGACCACTTCTCCACCGCCTCGCTGATCACCCGCACCAACAACGATATCCTGCAGACGCAGAACTTTATGGTGATGTTTCTGCGCATTATCCTGATGGCGCCCATCATGTGCATAGGCGGCGTGGCGATGGCCTACGCCAAGAGCCCCACCATGAGCATGGTGCTGCTCGTGTCCATCCCCCTTTTGATCGTGCTGGTGGTGCTCATCGCCCGCAGGGCGCTTCCCCTGTCGCGCGCCATGCAGAAAAAGGTGGACCGCATCAACCTGGTGCTGCGCGAGAAGCTCACCGGCATCCGGGTGATCCGCGCCTTTGGCACGGAAAAGCACGAGGACGAACGCTTTGCCCAGGCCAACGACGATTTGATGCGCAACGCTATGAAGATGCAACGCACCATGGCGCTGCTGATGCCCGCGCTGCTGCTGGTGCTCAACGGCACGGTGGTGTTTCTGCTGTGGTTCGGCGGGCAGGGCGTGCCCTCGGGCGCGACGCGCACGGGCGACATCATCGCGGTGATCCAGTACGTGATGCAGATCATGATGTCCGTGGCCATGCTATCGATGGTGTTTGTGATGTACCCCCGCGCCGCAGCCAGTGCAGAGCGCATCGGCGAGGTGATGGACACCCAGCCGAGCATCACTGACCCCCCGCAGCCCAAGGATAACCCCGCTGTGCGCGGCCACCTCGCCTTCCAGGACGTGACGTTCACCTTCCCGGGCAGCGACGAGCCGGCGCTTCGGCACATCAGCTTTGAGGCGCGCCCGGGCGAGACCACCGCCATCATCGGCTCCACCGGCGCGGGCAAGAGCGCGCTTGTGAATCTGATTCCCCGCTTTTACGACGTGCAGCAGGGCGCGGTGCTGATCGACGGCGTCAACGTCAAGGATTATGACCACGCGGTGCTGCGCAGAAAGATCGGCTACGTGCCCCAGAAGGCGTTGCTCTTCAACGGCGACGTGCGCGAAAACATCCGCTTTGGCGACGCAGAGGCGGACGATGCGCGCGTGGAGGAGGCGGCGCGCATCGCGCAGGCCTACGACTTTGTCGCCGCCAAAAAAAGCGGCTTTGACAGCCACATCGCCCAGGGCGGCGGCAACGTATCGGGCGGGCAGCGCCAGCGCCTGGCCATCGCGCGCGCCATTGTGCGCAGGCCGGAGATCTACATCTTTGACGACAGCTTCTCCGCCCTGGACTTTAAGACCGACGCGGCCCTGCGCGAGGCGCTGGCCGCCGAGACCAGCCAGGCCACGGTGCTCATCGTGGCCCAGCGTGTCAGCACCATTATGAACGCCCAGCGCATCATCGTGCTGGATGACGGCGAGATGGTGGGCATGGGCACCCACCGCGAGCTGCTCAATACCTGCGAGACGTATCGGGAAATCGTGCAATCGCAGCTGTCGGAGGAGGAGATGGCACTATGA
- a CDS encoding aldo/keto reductase, translating into MRYAKLPRAKEEISCITMGTWAIGGNGWGDVDDDVSVDAIHAMIEQGVNLIDCAPPYGFGHAEEVLGRAIASRRGQVRVLTKFGSTWPNGPEKGLVRNNSRQSCFDECEKSLRRLQVDCIDYYLVHWPDPNVEVEETMAAMVDLQKQGKIRHIGVSNFPIDLLERAMQVANVVVNQLPFSMLNRHAEDTMAWCKAHDIGIITYGSLGSGLLSGKVRVNPKYEITDVRGRFYGKYYEDEMFAKIMRLVDTLDAIAQARGVPISQVAVNWSAQHPLVDSPIMGVRTRAHALENTAAMDWTLTPEEIARIDSRIDETVGRGADVIHKTHVQKK; encoded by the coding sequence ATGCGCTATGCAAAACTGCCTCGTGCGAAGGAGGAGATCTCCTGCATCACCATGGGCACCTGGGCCATCGGTGGCAACGGCTGGGGCGATGTGGACGACGACGTGTCGGTGGACGCGATCCACGCGATGATCGAGCAAGGGGTCAACCTGATCGACTGCGCGCCCCCCTACGGCTTCGGGCATGCTGAAGAGGTGCTGGGCCGTGCCATCGCGTCTCGGCGCGGCCAGGTGCGCGTGCTGACCAAGTTCGGCTCCACCTGGCCCAACGGGCCGGAAAAGGGCCTGGTGCGCAACAACTCGCGCCAGAGCTGCTTTGACGAGTGCGAAAAATCCCTGCGCCGCCTGCAGGTGGACTGCATCGACTACTACCTGGTGCACTGGCCGGACCCCAACGTGGAAGTGGAGGAGACCATGGCGGCCATGGTGGACCTGCAGAAGCAAGGCAAGATCCGGCATATCGGGGTATCCAACTTCCCCATCGACCTGCTGGAGCGCGCCATGCAGGTGGCAAACGTGGTGGTCAACCAGTTGCCCTTCTCCATGCTCAACCGCCACGCGGAGGATACCATGGCCTGGTGCAAAGCGCATGATATCGGCATTATCACCTACGGCTCGCTGGGCAGCGGCCTGCTCTCGGGCAAGGTGCGCGTCAACCCCAAGTACGAGATCACCGACGTACGGGGCCGTTTTTACGGCAAGTACTACGAAGACGAGATGTTCGCCAAGATCATGCGCTTGGTAGACACGCTCGATGCAATCGCCCAGGCGCGCGGCGTGCCCATCAGCCAGGTGGCGGTCAACTGGAGCGCCCAGCACCCGCTGGTGGATTCCCCCATCATGGGGGTGCGCACCCGCGCGCACGCGCTGGAGAACACCGCCGCCATGGACTGGACCCTCACGCCTGAGGAGATCGCGCGCATTGACAGCCGCATCGACGAGACCGTGGGGCGGGGTGCGGACGTCATCCACAAGACGCACGTCCAGAAAAAATAA